The sequence below is a genomic window from Campylobacter concisus.
CAGTCAAAAATCAAATTATGAAAATTTTACATTTTACCAGTTTGACCCAACTAGCCTCTCAAAGCTAAAAAGCGTGAGCGATGGCTATTTTAGTCAGTTTTGTATAGTTTGTGATGATAAAAATGAGGCGGTTGCTGTTTATGAAAATTTAAGACAGATCAGCACAAAGACCGAGACTGTTTTTATGAGTTCATGGGAGCTTGATGAAAAATGCAAAGAAATATTTGCAATCGATAAACACTTAAGCGTGGTTGATATCAGAGATATTGCAGCATCAAGGCTTATGGACTATTTACCAGATCTACCAGTTTTAGCTGATAATATCGGGCTTAGTGAGGGCGAGATCATGGAAGTTAAGGTGCCAATAGGTAGCTCTTATATGTATCGTCACATTAGCTCAGTGGCTCAAAAGAAATGGCGAATAGCTCTCATATATCGAGGCAGCGAGATCATCTTGCCAAAGCCAAATGTAATGATACAGCCAAGCGATATACTGCTAATAGTTGGTGATCCAAATGTGCTTCAAAATGTTTACCGCTCGATCAAGCGTGAAAGTGGACAGTTTCCAAGTCCATTTGGTAGCAATATCTATGTGCTGATCGACATGATCTCAATGGATAAAGAACGTGTTAGCAAGCTCATAAAGGATAGCTTGTATTTGCATTCAAAGCTAAATAATAAACGCCTTTTTTTTAGAGTGATAAATCCAACTTTAGGTGAAAATTTAGATACTTTAAAAGCGATAAAAGAGAAAAATATCATTGTTTTGATGGATTATTTTAATAGTGATAACAAATCTATAAAACATGATGTGTTAAAGCACGATATCGGCCTAATCTTAAGTGATGATAAGTATTTTTTTAAATTTAAAAAGCTATTTTATGAGCTAAAACTTCCAGTGCTAAAAACGGGTAAAATTTTGCTCTCAAATATAAAAGAGGGCGTTATACTAGGTGATCAAAGTCAAGAAGTGGAGAATCAATCAGCTGTGATAACAGACTGCTGTGCACAGCTTGATTTGGAGATGAAATTTTACTATTTTGACAATAAACACAGCGATGATGAAGCGTTAAGAGAGCATTTTGAGAGCATTAGTGCGCTATTTTCTAAACGCATAAAGATAGAAAATCACAATCTAAAAAATCCACTTGTAAAACTAAAAAATACAAAAGATTTGCTTCATTTTGTAATGTTTACTAAAAGCGTGGCAAATGGTGGGGCATTTGCCTTTTTATCTACAAATTTAAATAGGCTTTATAAAAAACTAAGCCAAAATGCGCAGCTTTTTGTGCCAGTAAGTGAGTAAAAATGCAGATAAATTTAAATCTTAAAGAAAAAGCATCAGGTTATAAAATTTATATAAACGAGCTTGAAAGACTAGAACTAAAAGGCAAGGTTGGCATAGTTACAAACGCTAAAGTAGCGGGGCTTCATCTTGAAAAGCTACTTAGTATTTTGAAGTGTGATGAGAAATTTATCATAAGTGTGCCTGACGGCGAAGAGTATAAAAATTTAAAGACGTTAGAGCAAATTTTGGAGCAGCTTTTTGTGAGTAAATTTGATCGCTCATCTACGCTAATCGCCTTTGGTGGTGGCGTCATAAGCGATATGACTGGCTTTGCGGCGAGCATCTATGAAAGAGGGATAAATTTTATAAATATCCCAACTACGCTTCTATCGCAAGTCGATGCGAGTGTTGGCGGAAAAACGGGTGTAAATAACAAATTTGGCAAAAATTTAATAGGCTCATTTTATCAGCCAAAGGCAGTTTTTTGCGAGATAAATTTCTTAAAGACACTGCCAAAGAGAGAATTTGCAGCGGGTATTGCTGAAGCTTTAAAGATGGCCGTGACATTTGATAAAGAGATGTTTGATTGGTTAAAAAGCATAAATTTAAATGATGAAAATTTAGCTAGACTGGTTGAAAAGTCGGTAATTTTAAAAGCAAAAGTGGTTGAGCAAGATGAGAAAGAAAAAGGCTTAAGGGCCATTCTAAACTACGGTCATACCTTTGCTCATGTCATAGAAAATGAGACAAATTACAAAGAATTTTTACACGGCGAAGCGGTGGCAATAGGCATGAATATGGCAAATCGTTTAAGCGTAAGACTAGGGCTCATGAGCGAGGCGCAGGCAGAGGATATCAAACAGGTTTTAATGAAATTTGGCCTTCCAGTAAACT
It includes:
- the aroB gene encoding 3-dehydroquinate synthase, whose product is MQINLNLKEKASGYKIYINELERLELKGKVGIVTNAKVAGLHLEKLLSILKCDEKFIISVPDGEEYKNLKTLEQILEQLFVSKFDRSSTLIAFGGGVISDMTGFAASIYERGINFINIPTTLLSQVDASVGGKTGVNNKFGKNLIGSFYQPKAVFCEINFLKTLPKREFAAGIAEALKMAVTFDKEMFDWLKSINLNDENLARLVEKSVILKAKVVEQDEKEKGLRAILNYGHTFAHVIENETNYKEFLHGEAVAIGMNMANRLSVRLGLMSEAQAEDIKQVLMKFGLPVNYKIENEYAFYEAFFMDKKTKDDKINFIIADKIGSAIIKNDVKKEDVLKILREFK
- a CDS encoding COG3400 family protein, encoding MKKILIIADGTFARNFLNRLLETKSNLHHYIVVSSEDYSQKSNYENFTFYQFDPTSLSKLKSVSDGYFSQFCIVCDDKNEAVAVYENLRQISTKTETVFMSSWELDEKCKEIFAIDKHLSVVDIRDIAASRLMDYLPDLPVLADNIGLSEGEIMEVKVPIGSSYMYRHISSVAQKKWRIALIYRGSEIILPKPNVMIQPSDILLIVGDPNVLQNVYRSIKRESGQFPSPFGSNIYVLIDMISMDKERVSKLIKDSLYLHSKLNNKRLFFRVINPTLGENLDTLKAIKEKNIIVLMDYFNSDNKSIKHDVLKHDIGLILSDDKYFFKFKKLFYELKLPVLKTGKILLSNIKEGVILGDQSQEVENQSAVITDCCAQLDLEMKFYYFDNKHSDDEALREHFESISALFSKRIKIENHNLKNPLVKLKNTKDLLHFVMFTKSVANGGAFAFLSTNLNRLYKKLSQNAQLFVPVSE